The nucleotide sequence CGGCCGAACAGTTTATCGGGATGTCCGGTTCCGGCTTTGCCGTAGGACTGGCCATTGCCTCTTATGAGTGGATGGCAGCGCTGACCTTATTGATTGTCGGAAAGTATTTTCTGCCGGTATTTATTGAGAAAAAACTCTATACCATTCCGGAGTTTGTGGAGGTGCGCTATAGCACTACCTTAAAAAGTATTTTGGCAGTCTTCTGGATCTGTCTTTTTGTATTTGTCAACCTTACTTCGGTACTATACCTAGGTGCTACGGCCTTGGACACCATTATCGGTGATGGTTCCGGCTCTATTTTTACCTACTGTATTTTTGGCTTGGCCCTATTTGCTGCTGCCTACTCCCTCTATGGAGGGCTTTCAGCTGTTGCCTGGACAGATGTGGTGCAGGTAGTATTGCTTGTCGCAGGTGGTTTTATCACGACCATCATCGCCCTTTCCCATGTGACTGAAGGTGGTGGGATCATTGATGGCCTGGTGACCATTTATGAGAAGGTTCCTGAGAAGTTTTCTATGATCCTAGAGAAAGGGGAGATCATCACACCGAACGGTAAAGATGCTTGGTGGGACCTGCCAGGGCTTGCTGTATTGGTAGGAGGGCTTTGGGTTGCCAACCTTTATTACTGGGGTTTCAACCAATATATTATCCAGAGAACTTTGGCAGCCAAAAGCCTTAAAGAATCCCAAAAAGGGATTGTCTTGGCGGCTTTCTTGAAGCTATTGATTCCTTTGATCGTCGTTATTCCGGGTATTGTGGCCTTTGTCTTGAACAGTAGCCCTGATGGAGCTGTAGGAGCAATGTACACGGATGGTTCCTTTATCAGTGAGACAGGGGCTATTATCAATGATAATGCGGCGCCATGGTTGATTAAGGAGTTTGTGCCTACTGGTTTGAAAGGTTTGGTACTGGCGGCACTGGCGGCAGCCATTGTTTCCTCCTTGGCTTCTATGCTGAACTCTACCGCAACCATCTTTACCATGGATATCTTTAAGCCTTATTTCGGTAAAAAAGCTTCCGAGCAAAAACTGGTAAATGTAGGTAGGCTTTCAGCCTCTATTGCCTTGGTGATTGCCGTGATTTTGGCGCCCCAGTTGAAGAGCTTGGGACAGGTATTCCAATATATCCAGGAGTATACCGGTATTGTGAGTCCAGGGATTTTGGCGGTGTTTATGCTGGGCTTGTTCTGGAAGAAAACCACCAACAAAGCCGCCATTTGGGGTGTGCTGATTTCCATTCCATTGGCCTTCTACTTTAAGGTGGCCCCTAATGGTTGGTCAGAAAGTGCCTTCTTCCTAAATCTGCCATTTATGGACCAGATGTTCTATACCTGGATCCTGACCATGATCTTTATGGTGGTATTTAGTCATTTGGAAACCAATGGCAAGAACCATCCCAAAGCGATTATCATCAGCAAGAACCTGTTCAAAACCGAACCCATCTTCAATATCTGTAGTTTTGCTATTATCTTGATTTTGGTGATGCTTTATGCCATGTTCTGGTAGAGGTGTTTAAAGAATTAAAAGGAAGGCAGCTGACGAATCAGCTGCCTTTTTTGGTTTTTAAAAGGGTGGGCATAGCAAAGGGAATTTGGCTTTAGCGGTAAGGTCTTGCTTCTCTTTTCTGTATAAGTCGGCTAAAGCTGGAAGTTTGGATTAGTTTTTTCCCGGCCCTGCCTATGATAGCGATCATAATGTGATAGATTTTATATAAGGCAGGGCCGGGTTGTCAATATGCTGCCCCTTCAGGGCAGGGCCTCTTTAAGGGATCTGTGATACGAAAACATTGTTTTCAAAAATACCAAAGCGGGCGGACTGATCCGTTATGGCGGAAGCTAGCAGAATACAGTTGATTACTGTTTTTTACTTACATATTTGACAGGAAATTTGATCCGTCTTGCAGATTTTGGAGGTTAAGAAATTTAAGAAGTGGGTAGGGAAAGACACAGGCAAGCCTGTCTACCGACCAAGGTAGATTTGACGAATAAATTAAAAAAAGGTTCAATGCTAAAGATTATTAGAAACTGTGTACTTCTTCACTCAGCTTAAGGGTAAAAGGGTAAATCAATTGCTTTTTATCAATGACATTAACTTTAATCTGATTATCCGCAATGATGCTAGCAACCTTAAATCCTTTGCTTAAGTGGTCGGGAGTTTGAAGACTAAAGACCGAAGCAGTTGATATTTTAACTAAAACCAACATTTCGATTCGCTTTTAACCTTTACTGGTGCAATTGCGGATATACATTAACTTTAATTGTTAAATTAGTTGCCACAATAATTCAGATAAAAATTACTTTAACAATACCCCTGGCCTTTATGAAACCAAAAAAACATCTTCTCCTTTCCCTACTTTTATTAAGCATCCTGGCTTCCTGCCAACAGGCCAAGGAAGATACCGAAGCCAAACAGCCCAATATCATCTTTATCATGGCCGATGACCATGCCTACCAGGCCATCAGTGCCTATGGACATGGACTGAACGAAACGCCCAATATCGATAGGATAGCCCAAGAAGGGGCCATCTTCAATAGGGCTTATGTGACCAATTCCATCTGTGCGCCCAGCCGTGCGGTGATCCTTACCGGGAAGCACAGCTTTATCAATGGCAAGGTGGATAATGTGCAGCCCTTCGACTGGGGGCAGGACAATTTTGCCAAGCAGCTCCAGGCCAATGGCTATGAGACCGCCCTGATCGGCAAGATCCACCTGGCAGGCCTGCCACAGGGATTTAACTATTCCATGGTATTGCCGGGGCAAGGACATTATTATAATCCCGACTTTATTGTGGATGGGGAGCGAAAAAGGTTTGAGGGCTATGTGACCGATATTACCACCGATGCCGCCCTGAACTGGCTCAAAAACGACCGGGACCAGGAGAAGCCCTTTATGCTGATGTTCCACCAAAAGGCTCCCCATAGAAACTGGCAGCCGGCACCCGAATACCTGACCCTTTTTGATGATAAGACTTTTGATCCACCGGCCAACTATTTCGACCAGAA is from Echinicola marina and encodes:
- a CDS encoding sodium/sugar symporter; this translates as MEFAIWDKIIFITYGLIIIGIGLWVSRGKGGTSEDYFLASKSLPWWAIGASLIAANISAEQFIGMSGSGFAVGLAIASYEWMAALTLLIVGKYFLPVFIEKKLYTIPEFVEVRYSTTLKSILAVFWICLFVFVNLTSVLYLGATALDTIIGDGSGSIFTYCIFGLALFAAAYSLYGGLSAVAWTDVVQVVLLVAGGFITTIIALSHVTEGGGIIDGLVTIYEKVPEKFSMILEKGEIITPNGKDAWWDLPGLAVLVGGLWVANLYYWGFNQYIIQRTLAAKSLKESQKGIVLAAFLKLLIPLIVVIPGIVAFVLNSSPDGAVGAMYTDGSFISETGAIINDNAAPWLIKEFVPTGLKGLVLAALAAAIVSSLASMLNSTATIFTMDIFKPYFGKKASEQKLVNVGRLSASIALVIAVILAPQLKSLGQVFQYIQEYTGIVSPGILAVFMLGLFWKKTTNKAAIWGVLISIPLAFYFKVAPNGWSESAFFLNLPFMDQMFYTWILTMIFMVVFSHLETNGKNHPKAIIISKNLFKTEPIFNICSFAIILILVMLYAMFW